In Persicimonas caeni, a single window of DNA contains:
- a CDS encoding RNA polymerase sigma factor codes for MSSEMPPTERDLVARLRGGDEEAFGELIDRYHASMIRLARIFVDSEASAEEIVQETWLAVIDGIDRFEERSSLKTWIFSILTNQARRRAKQDARTRAWSSIFEVDMGEELSTEPERFDGSGHWKRPPTRWKLDPEERVIKQKLLEVVQGALEALPTSQRTVVWLRDVEGLSSDEVCRVLDISAANQRVLLHRGRVAVRKAVEAYQEKQ; via the coding sequence ATGTCTTCGGAGATGCCTCCTACAGAGCGCGACCTCGTCGCGAGGCTTCGCGGCGGGGATGAAGAGGCCTTTGGCGAGCTCATCGACCGGTACCACGCGTCGATGATTCGCCTGGCGAGGATATTCGTCGATAGCGAGGCGAGCGCCGAGGAGATCGTCCAGGAGACGTGGCTGGCGGTCATCGACGGCATCGATCGCTTCGAGGAGCGCTCGTCGCTGAAGACGTGGATCTTCAGCATTCTGACCAACCAGGCCAGACGCCGCGCCAAGCAAGACGCACGCACCCGCGCCTGGTCGTCGATATTCGAGGTCGACATGGGCGAGGAATTGTCCACCGAGCCCGAACGCTTTGATGGGTCGGGCCACTGGAAACGGCCGCCGACGCGCTGGAAGCTGGACCCCGAAGAGCGGGTCATCAAGCAGAAGCTGCTCGAGGTCGTCCAAGGGGCGCTCGAGGCGTTGCCCACCAGCCAGCGCACCGTCGTTTGGCTGCGCGACGTCGAGGGGCTGAGCTCCGACGAGGTCTGTCGCGTGCTCGACATCAGCGCGGCCAATCAACGCGTGTTGTTGCACCGCGGCCGCGTGGCCGTGCGAAAGGCGGTCGAAGCGTATCAGGAGAAGCAGTGA
- a CDS encoding pyridoxal phosphate-dependent decarboxylase family protein, whose product MSDSVNIPEEGIAKDDILEAMRGYREGDADWKAGRTWSLVYYAGEEHYDLLKEAYTMFMSANGLNPMAFKSLKRMEAEVVRMTAGMLHGDEEVVGTMTSGGTESILMAVKAARERAGFLQKWPMRPEIVAPRTIHPAFSKAAHYFGAKMRYVELDEDYRVDVDALEKAIGPRTMLVAASAPQYPHGMVDPIEEIAQITRKKGVPFHVDACFGGFMLPWVEKLGYDVPVFDFRIDGVTSMSADVHKYGYAAKGASVVLYRDMSYLKHQFFVETEFPGGIYASPTMAGTRPGGAIAAAWAAMRSLGEDGYMELAKGAMDAKGELVEGIEALDALEILGSKHATVVCFRSKDPGVDTYALADQLQERGWAFDRQQKPASLHCTVNAHNASVIGEFLADLEEAVEHVRAHPELSSEGDAAMYGMMAKIPVRSAVKMSVRKVMEEMYGKNAAEPDLGSITGDEDSDWMLQLVGRYGDRVLDVLDEVDNVRKRVTRMILG is encoded by the coding sequence ATGAGCGACTCGGTGAACATCCCAGAAGAGGGCATCGCCAAGGACGACATTCTCGAGGCGATGCGCGGATACCGTGAAGGCGACGCCGACTGGAAGGCGGGGCGGACCTGGAGCCTGGTCTATTACGCCGGCGAGGAGCATTACGACCTGCTCAAAGAGGCGTACACGATGTTCATGAGCGCCAATGGGCTCAACCCGATGGCGTTCAAGAGCCTCAAGCGCATGGAGGCCGAGGTCGTACGCATGACCGCGGGCATGCTCCACGGCGACGAGGAGGTCGTGGGCACGATGACCTCGGGGGGCACCGAGTCGATCCTGATGGCCGTCAAGGCGGCGCGCGAGCGCGCGGGCTTTTTGCAAAAGTGGCCGATGCGCCCCGAGATCGTCGCCCCGCGCACGATCCACCCGGCGTTCTCCAAGGCGGCGCACTACTTTGGCGCCAAGATGCGCTACGTCGAGCTCGACGAGGACTACCGCGTCGACGTCGACGCGCTCGAAAAGGCGATCGGCCCGCGCACGATGCTCGTGGCCGCCAGCGCCCCGCAATACCCGCACGGCATGGTCGATCCCATCGAGGAGATCGCCCAGATCACCCGCAAAAAAGGCGTGCCCTTTCACGTCGACGCCTGCTTCGGCGGGTTCATGCTGCCGTGGGTCGAAAAGCTCGGCTACGACGTGCCCGTCTTCGACTTTCGCATCGACGGCGTCACCTCGATGTCGGCCGACGTGCATAAATACGGCTACGCCGCCAAGGGCGCCTCGGTCGTGTTGTACCGCGACATGAGCTACCTGAAGCACCAATTCTTCGTCGAAACCGAGTTCCCCGGCGGCATCTACGCCTCGCCGACAATGGCGGGCACGCGCCCCGGCGGCGCCATCGCAGCGGCCTGGGCGGCGATGCGCTCGCTCGGCGAAGACGGCTATATGGAACTCGCCAAGGGCGCGATGGACGCCAAAGGCGAGCTCGTCGAAGGGATCGAGGCGCTCGACGCCCTCGAGATCTTGGGCAGCAAGCACGCCACGGTGGTCTGCTTTCGCTCCAAGGACCCGGGCGTCGACACCTACGCCTTGGCCGACCAACTCCAGGAGCGCGGCTGGGCGTTCGACCGCCAACAAAAGCCGGCCAGTCTGCACTGCACGGTCAACGCCCACAACGCCTCGGTCATCGGCGAGTTTCTGGCCGACCTCGAAGAGGCCGTCGAGCACGTGCGCGCCCACCCCGAACTCTCCAGCGAGGGCGACGCGGCGATGTACGGCATGATGGCCAAGATCCCGGTGCGCTCGGCGGTCAAGATGAGCGTGCGCAAGGTCATGGAAGAGATGTACGGCAAGAACGCCGCCGAGCCTGACCTGGGCTCCATCACCGGCGACGAGGACTCCGACTGGATGCTGCAGCTCGTCGGCCGCTACGGCGACCGCGTGCTCGACGTGCTCGACGAGGTCGATAACGTGCGCAAGCGCGTTACGCGGATGATCTTGGGCTAG
- a CDS encoding cation-translocating P-type ATPase, which translates to MQLPKQPWSQSSDDVLENLDVVAERGLSSKEAMRRHDAFGANVLETARPKSVWRVLYNQFESLVVLLLLGAAVAAFAFGEYVEGVAIGVVIFINTAIGFFMELRAVRSMEALRTMAQTSSRVRRDAEAGMLPARELVPGDIVELQAGDVVSADMRLVGSQNLQVDESVLTGESVPVEKQDAPIAADAVLGDRTNMLFKGTAITRGQAQAVVTATGMATELGRITELVQHAQKHETPLEERIDTLARKLVWVCLVLAGLIALIGFLQQRPTLQVIGTAIALAVATIPEGLPIVATIALARGMFRMARRNALVRNLAAVETLGSTSIVLTDKTGTLTENRMTVDGYVTPAGAPRATFAQGAATFAQDSTPVDIEQNPPLKAALEIGMLCNGAEHATEGDPDSPLVGDPVEIGLLQVATAAGFNREELRRAYPETREESFDATVKMMGTFHKVDGRYRVAVKGAPEAVLRSCTQVMTPGGQVEALSDDGRADWLVRADDLAQRGLRVLALAEKWVDDDAVAPYEGLVFVGLVAFIDPPRDDVRDAIAECHGAGIRVVMVTGDHPATALHIAQQLQMADETSEAVTGAELRRWDKTATASPARLVDAPVFARVSPEQKLDLVELHKRQGAVVAMTGDGVNDAPALTRADIGIAMGQRGTQVAREASDMVLQDDAFSTIVHAVEQGRIIFDNIRKFVVYLLSCNISELFVIAVASLFFADLPLPITPLQILFLNLVTDVFPALALGLGEGERGILSRPPRDPAESVLTREHWLRIFGWGSVITLVVLGVYASALYQLDLGPEMAVTMSFLTLALAQLWHVFNMRGAGSSRLKNDITKNRWVWGAIALCIVLTLAAVYIPPLAEVLDVVPPTLEQWAIVVGASLVPAVLGVIRK; encoded by the coding sequence GTGCAGCTACCGAAACAGCCCTGGTCGCAATCGAGCGACGATGTCTTGGAGAACCTCGACGTCGTCGCCGAGCGAGGCCTTTCGTCGAAGGAAGCCATGCGTCGGCACGACGCGTTCGGCGCGAACGTCCTCGAGACGGCGCGCCCCAAGAGCGTTTGGCGCGTCCTCTACAATCAGTTCGAGAGCCTGGTCGTCCTGCTGCTTTTGGGCGCGGCGGTCGCCGCGTTTGCCTTCGGCGAGTACGTCGAGGGCGTGGCCATCGGGGTGGTGATCTTCATCAACACCGCCATCGGCTTCTTCATGGAGCTGCGCGCGGTGCGCTCGATGGAGGCGCTGCGCACGATGGCCCAGACCTCGTCGCGGGTGCGCCGCGACGCCGAGGCGGGCATGCTTCCGGCGCGCGAGCTGGTCCCCGGCGACATCGTCGAGCTGCAGGCCGGTGACGTGGTCAGCGCCGACATGCGCCTCGTCGGCTCCCAGAACCTGCAGGTCGACGAGTCGGTGCTCACCGGTGAGTCGGTGCCCGTCGAGAAGCAAGACGCGCCCATCGCAGCCGATGCGGTGCTCGGCGACCGCACCAACATGCTCTTCAAGGGCACCGCGATCACCCGCGGGCAGGCCCAGGCGGTGGTCACCGCCACGGGCATGGCCACCGAATTGGGGCGCATCACCGAGCTCGTCCAGCACGCCCAGAAACACGAGACCCCGCTCGAGGAGCGCATCGACACGCTGGCCCGAAAGCTCGTGTGGGTCTGCCTGGTGCTCGCCGGGCTCATCGCGCTCATCGGGTTTCTCCAGCAAAGACCTACCCTGCAGGTCATCGGGACGGCCATCGCGCTCGCCGTGGCCACCATCCCCGAGGGCCTTCCCATCGTGGCGACGATCGCGCTGGCCCGCGGCATGTTCCGCATGGCGAGGCGCAACGCGCTCGTTCGAAACCTCGCCGCGGTCGAGACCCTGGGCTCGACGAGCATCGTGTTGACCGACAAGACCGGCACGCTGACCGAGAACCGGATGACCGTCGACGGGTACGTTACGCCCGCCGGCGCCCCCAGGGCGACGTTTGCGCAGGGCGCGGCGACCTTCGCGCAAGACTCCACGCCCGTCGACATCGAGCAAAACCCGCCGCTGAAGGCCGCCCTCGAGATCGGCATGTTGTGCAACGGCGCCGAACACGCCACCGAGGGCGACCCGGACTCGCCGCTGGTTGGCGATCCGGTCGAGATCGGCTTGTTGCAGGTCGCCACTGCCGCCGGCTTCAACCGCGAGGAGCTTCGCCGGGCGTATCCGGAGACGCGCGAGGAGTCGTTCGACGCCACCGTCAAGATGATGGGGACCTTCCACAAGGTCGACGGCCGGTATCGCGTCGCCGTCAAAGGCGCCCCCGAGGCGGTGCTGCGGAGCTGCACGCAGGTGATGACCCCCGGCGGGCAGGTCGAGGCGCTCTCCGACGACGGGCGCGCCGACTGGCTCGTCCGCGCCGACGACTTGGCCCAGCGGGGCCTTCGTGTGCTCGCGCTCGCCGAAAAGTGGGTCGACGACGACGCGGTGGCGCCCTACGAGGGGCTCGTCTTCGTGGGGCTGGTCGCGTTCATCGACCCGCCCCGAGACGACGTGCGCGACGCGATCGCCGAGTGTCACGGCGCGGGCATCCGCGTGGTGATGGTCACCGGCGACCACCCGGCCACGGCGCTGCACATCGCCCAGCAACTGCAGATGGCCGACGAGACCTCCGAGGCGGTCACCGGCGCCGAGCTTCGCCGCTGGGACAAGACCGCGACCGCCTCGCCGGCTCGTCTGGTCGACGCGCCGGTCTTCGCGCGGGTGAGCCCCGAGCAGAAGCTCGACCTGGTCGAGCTGCACAAGCGCCAGGGGGCGGTCGTCGCCATGACCGGCGACGGCGTCAACGACGCCCCGGCGCTCACCCGCGCCGACATCGGCATCGCCATGGGCCAGCGCGGCACCCAGGTCGCCCGCGAGGCCTCCGACATGGTCCTGCAGGACGACGCCTTCTCGACCATCGTCCACGCCGTCGAGCAGGGGCGGATCATCTTCGACAATATCCGCAAATTCGTCGTCTACCTGCTGTCGTGCAATATCAGCGAGCTGTTCGTCATCGCCGTCGCCTCGCTCTTCTTCGCCGACTTGCCCCTGCCGATCACCCCGCTGCAGATCTTGTTTCTCAACCTCGTCACCGACGTCTTCCCGGCGCTCGCGCTCGGGCTGGGGGAGGGCGAGCGCGGGATTCTCTCGCGGCCCCCCCGAGACCCTGCCGAGTCGGTGCTCACGCGCGAGCACTGGCTGCGCATCTTCGGCTGGGGCTCGGTCATCACGCTTGTGGTGTTGGGCGTGTACGCCTCGGCGCTCTACCAGCTCGACCTCGGCCCGGAGATGGCCGTGACGATGTCGTTTTTGACGCTGGCGTTGGCGCAGCTATGGCACGTGTTCAACATGCGCGGGGCGGGCTCGAGTCGCCTGAAGAACGACATCACCAAGAACCGGTGGGTGTGGGGCGCGATCGCGTTGTGCATCGTGTTGACGCTGGCGGCGGTCTACATCCCGCCGCTCGCCGAGGTGCTCGACGTCGTGCCGCCCACGCTCGAGCAGTGGGCGATTGTGGTGGGGGCGAGTTTGGTGCCGGCGGTGTTGGGGGTGATTCGCAAGTGA
- a CDS encoding M28 family peptidase, producing the protein MPGTSYDGPLPELDEPQQQLSTNLRTHVTALAASIGPRYAGRPESYARAADYLRQQLTFMGYTSRVQTYEHRGQTFENIEVELAGRTAPDEIVVVGAHYDTAGRTPGADDNASGVAGVLELARLMADSRPGRTVRFVLFANEEAPYFHTEAMGSWVYARRARERGEEIVVMLSLEMLGYYSTEPDSQEYPPMLSMFYPDRGDFIAFVSCLPYREAVTDSIGAFREHAQFPSEGLAAPAFVPGVSLSDHWAFWQEDYPAVMVTDTAFYRNPHYHMDTDTPDTLDYTRFALVVDGLQAVVARWADE; encoded by the coding sequence ATGCCCGGGACATCCTACGACGGCCCGCTGCCCGAGCTCGACGAGCCGCAGCAACAACTCTCCACCAACCTGCGCACACACGTGACCGCCCTCGCCGCGAGCATCGGCCCGCGCTATGCCGGCCGCCCCGAAAGTTACGCCCGCGCCGCCGACTACCTGCGCCAGCAACTCACCTTCATGGGATACACCTCCCGGGTGCAGACCTACGAGCACCGCGGCCAAACGTTCGAGAATATCGAGGTCGAGCTAGCGGGGCGCACCGCCCCCGACGAGATCGTGGTCGTCGGCGCGCACTACGACACCGCCGGGCGCACACCGGGCGCCGACGACAACGCCAGCGGCGTGGCCGGCGTGCTCGAGCTCGCGCGCCTGATGGCCGACAGCCGGCCCGGACGCACCGTCAGGTTCGTGCTGTTCGCCAACGAAGAAGCGCCCTACTTCCACACCGAGGCGATGGGAAGCTGGGTCTATGCGCGCCGAGCCCGCGAGCGCGGCGAGGAGATCGTGGTGATGTTGTCGTTGGAGATGCTCGGCTACTACTCCACCGAGCCGGACAGCCAGGAGTACCCGCCGATGCTGAGCATGTTCTATCCCGACCGCGGCGACTTCATCGCCTTCGTGTCGTGCCTGCCGTACCGCGAGGCGGTGACCGACAGCATCGGGGCGTTTCGCGAACACGCCCAATTCCCCTCCGAGGGACTGGCCGCCCCGGCGTTCGTGCCCGGCGTGAGCCTGTCGGATCACTGGGCGTTTTGGCAGGAAGATTACCCGGCGGTCATGGTCACTGACACCGCGTTTTACCGCAATCCGCACTACCACATGGACACCGACACCCCCGACACCCTCGACTACACGCGCTTCGCGCTGGTCGTCGACGGCCTGCAGGCGGTGGTGGCGCGTTGGGCGGACGAATAG
- a CDS encoding DsbA family oxidoreductase: MSSNSPVRIQYFSDVLCVWAYAAQIRLDHLIEHFGDQIEVSYHFLPIFAYAEQKVSRSWSERGGFEAYGDHVRGVCERFDHVELHPGTWGEVAPRSSSSVHHFLKAVQLLEECGEVDPTRHAELGGRTVFEETMWRTRTAFFAEARDISTLACQMNLAAELDLPVDSLRKLMSNGEAMAALFLDIELRDEFYVRGSPTYVLNEGRQVLYGNLGYRVIEANIEEILHRPEHGATWC; encoded by the coding sequence GTGAGCTCGAATTCTCCCGTACGTATCCAGTACTTCTCGGACGTGTTGTGTGTGTGGGCCTACGCCGCCCAGATTCGCCTCGACCACCTCATCGAACACTTCGGCGACCAGATCGAGGTGAGCTATCACTTCTTGCCCATCTTTGCGTACGCCGAGCAGAAGGTCAGCCGCTCGTGGAGTGAACGCGGCGGCTTCGAGGCCTACGGCGACCACGTGCGCGGGGTGTGCGAGCGCTTCGACCACGTCGAGCTGCATCCCGGCACGTGGGGCGAGGTCGCCCCTCGCTCGTCGTCGAGCGTCCATCACTTCCTCAAGGCGGTCCAGCTGCTCGAAGAGTGCGGCGAGGTCGACCCGACCCGCCACGCCGAGCTCGGCGGACGCACCGTGTTCGAGGAGACGATGTGGCGCACGCGCACGGCGTTCTTCGCCGAGGCGCGCGACATCTCCACGCTCGCCTGCCAGATGAACCTGGCCGCCGAGCTCGACCTTCCCGTCGACTCGCTGCGCAAGCTGATGAGCAACGGCGAGGCGATGGCCGCGCTCTTCTTGGACATCGAACTGCGCGACGAGTTCTACGTGCGCGGCAGCCCCACCTACGTGCTCAACGAGGGCCGACAGGTCTTGTACGGCAACCTCGGCTACCGGGTCATCGAGGCGAATATCGAGGAGATCTTGCACCGACCCGAGCACGGCGCAACGTGGTGCTGA
- a CDS encoding tandem-95 repeat protein has product MSGKFKWSSSLVALMLTFLVSASASAQTWFDPAWGTRVQVDLTEPGIADRPDEYVDVTVDFSSAPFTDLSTEVRVADAAGTELPSLVHSIQGSTAHVVFPKTIAQGATETVYIYWNNPQATAPSYTFPAVEGAFYGNPGYNYASDVTAVAGLNALQAWGKIPLNMPEIDATASYDRAATLQRRLAGISALCVVHDFLKTTTIYDDIAMWGFTRANCLEQRMFGLTNGGDESVMVNAVGGTYITQDFSTDEQLSFDCDEGVIPDTGSHIEGYPSSNAAHACHLRWEPGHTLPNGKTLRYRSFFSGEEETWNADNITIYTRTFEHILQDNRVTLTTGPVEQNLTADAKSVTTDEDVVVNVALSGSTSNGPLSYRVVGLPANGTLGNVDSATGDVQSNPVTYTPDADFNGTDTFEYVAIDANGGVSDPATVTVTVTPINDAPVAADDTLTTDEDTDGTITINGLLANDDDVDGDALTVSGVTMGTNGQVALDTNTGLVTYTPDADFHGADAFTYTVQDGNGESATATVDVTVEPINDAPVAQDLTVTTDEDTSVVIALAATDVDGDALTYTYTLPQNGTLTGTGSSLTYTPEADFHGADTFEYTVVDGNGGADTASVTITVNPVNDAPLFVDPTPADATVITVTDGALVTFTVAAEDADGDAVTLSVTPTPEGASFDASSGAFDWTPSWEQAGSHTLTLEATDGQATAARSLTVEISIGDADEDGLPDSWEESVGLDPTTKDSDGDTIADADEVGDDLNAPVDTDSDGTLDALDDDSDDDGVTDADEAGDDDLATEPVDTNDDGTPDYRDSDSDDDTVDDGQDNCRLVNNPEQTDTDEDGVGDACVDDIDGDTVVDADDNCPSVANMEQLDVDEDGVGDACDDTDDRPSTSSGAAEDGCGCRSVHTHQPLGAHLAIVLAGLLGLVAVRRRWS; this is encoded by the coding sequence GTGTCTGGAAAGTTCAAGTGGTCGAGTAGTTTAGTCGCCTTGATGTTGACGTTCCTCGTGTCGGCGTCGGCGAGCGCCCAGACGTGGTTCGACCCCGCGTGGGGGACCCGCGTGCAGGTCGATCTGACCGAGCCGGGCATCGCCGACCGCCCCGACGAGTACGTCGACGTGACCGTCGACTTCTCGTCGGCGCCGTTCACCGACCTGAGCACCGAGGTGCGCGTGGCCGACGCCGCGGGCACCGAGCTCCCCTCGCTGGTGCACTCCATCCAGGGGAGCACCGCCCACGTCGTCTTTCCCAAGACGATCGCCCAGGGCGCGACCGAAACCGTCTACATCTACTGGAACAACCCGCAGGCGACCGCGCCCAGCTACACCTTCCCGGCCGTCGAGGGCGCCTTCTACGGCAACCCGGGCTACAACTACGCCTCCGACGTCACCGCCGTCGCCGGGCTCAACGCGCTGCAGGCGTGGGGCAAAATCCCGCTGAACATGCCCGAGATCGACGCCACGGCGAGCTACGACCGCGCCGCCACCCTGCAGCGACGCCTCGCCGGGATCTCCGCGCTGTGCGTGGTCCACGACTTCCTCAAGACCACCACCATCTACGACGACATCGCCATGTGGGGCTTTACGCGAGCCAACTGCCTCGAGCAGCGCATGTTCGGGCTGACCAACGGCGGCGACGAGAGCGTGATGGTCAACGCGGTGGGCGGGACCTACATCACCCAGGACTTCAGCACGGACGAGCAGCTCAGCTTCGATTGCGACGAGGGCGTCATCCCCGACACCGGCTCGCATATCGAGGGCTACCCGTCGTCGAACGCCGCCCACGCCTGTCACCTTCGCTGGGAGCCGGGCCACACGCTGCCTAACGGCAAGACGCTGCGGTACCGGTCGTTCTTCTCGGGCGAAGAGGAGACCTGGAACGCCGACAATATCACCATCTACACGCGCACCTTCGAGCATATCCTGCAGGACAACCGCGTCACTTTGACCACCGGCCCGGTCGAGCAGAACCTGACGGCCGACGCCAAGAGCGTAACCACCGACGAGGACGTGGTCGTCAACGTGGCGCTGAGCGGCTCGACGTCGAACGGCCCGCTGAGCTACCGCGTGGTCGGCCTGCCCGCCAACGGCACGCTGGGCAACGTCGATTCGGCCACCGGCGACGTGCAGTCCAATCCCGTCACCTACACCCCCGACGCCGATTTCAACGGCACTGACACCTTCGAGTACGTCGCCATCGACGCGAACGGCGGCGTGTCGGACCCGGCCACCGTCACGGTGACGGTCACGCCGATCAACGACGCCCCCGTGGCGGCCGATGATACGCTCACGACCGACGAGGACACCGACGGCACGATCACCATCAACGGCCTGCTCGCCAACGACGACGACGTCGACGGCGACGCGCTGACCGTCAGCGGGGTGACGATGGGCACAAACGGCCAGGTCGCGCTCGACACGAATACGGGCCTCGTCACCTACACGCCCGACGCCGACTTCCACGGCGCCGACGCGTTCACCTACACCGTCCAGGACGGCAACGGCGAGAGCGCCACGGCCACCGTCGACGTGACCGTCGAGCCCATAAACGACGCGCCGGTCGCCCAGGACCTGACAGTGACCACCGACGAAGACACCTCGGTGGTGATCGCGCTGGCGGCGACCGACGTCGACGGCGACGCGCTCACCTACACGTACACGCTGCCCCAAAACGGCACGCTCACCGGCACGGGCTCGTCGCTGACCTACACCCCCGAGGCCGACTTTCACGGCGCGGACACCTTCGAGTACACCGTCGTCGACGGCAACGGCGGGGCGGACACCGCCTCGGTGACGATCACCGTCAACCCGGTCAACGACGCCCCCCTCTTTGTCGACCCGACGCCCGCCGACGCCACCGTCATCACGGTCACCGACGGCGCTCTGGTCACCTTCACCGTGGCCGCCGAGGACGCCGACGGCGACGCGGTCACCCTGTCGGTCACGCCCACGCCCGAAGGGGCGAGCTTCGACGCGTCGAGCGGTGCGTTCGACTGGACGCCGAGCTGGGAGCAGGCCGGGTCACACACGCTGACGCTCGAGGCCACCGACGGTCAGGCGACCGCCGCGCGCTCGCTGACCGTCGAGATTTCCATCGGTGATGCCGACGAAGACGGACTTCCGGACTCGTGGGAGGAATCGGTGGGCCTCGACCCGACGACGAAAGACTCCGACGGCGACACGATCGCCGACGCCGACGAGGTCGGCGACGACCTGAACGCGCCCGTCGACACTGACTCGGACGGCACCCTCGACGCGCTCGATGACGACTCGGACGACGACGGCGTCACCGACGCCGACGAAGCGGGCGACGACGACCTGGCCACCGAGCCGGTCGACACGAACGACGACGGCACGCCCGACTACCGCGACTCGGACAGCGACGACGACACCGTCGACGACGGCCAGGATAACTGCCGCCTGGTCAACAACCCCGAGCAGACCGACACCGACGAGGACGGCGTGGGCGACGCCTGCGTGGACGATATCGACGGCGACACGGTCGTCGACGCCGACGACAACTGCCCGTCGGTGGCCAACATGGAGCAACTCGACGTCGACGAAGACGGCGTGGGCGACGCCTGCGACGACACCGACGACCGCCCCAGCACGAGCTCGGGCGCGGCCGAAGACGGCTGCGGATGCCGCTCGGTGCACACGCACCAGCCGCTGGGCGCGCACCTGGCGATCGTGCTCGCCGGGCTGCTCGGCCTCGTCGCCGTACGCCGGCGGTGGAGCTGA
- a CDS encoding DUF819 family protein: MLSIALQILYFVAIPLVAIELAKRYRLFEVLNPVVFCYLAGIALVNSPVFEVHAETAKIATEASIPLAIPLVLFSSDFRAWLSQSRPAVISFVCTVVAVLASSFLTAQFFSDLVAESWKVSGMLMGVYSGGTPNLMSIGMALDAKPETFALLNAADLVVGGVYLLFLLTVAKPILKHVFPAYKPTDEQQQAEPIAPEDDAPLDLKAAWPQMLAGLGLSVLALAISAGATLLVAGELAVAGIFLGITTAGILGSMWPKVRNLEGSYELGNYLILVFCVAMGARTDIGALMSSGSSMLVYTVVVISGAIALHFVLARLFRVDVDTLLITSTAAVYGPAFVGPIAEAIDNRQVILSGLTAGIVGYAVGNYLGLALAYMLAP; this comes from the coding sequence ATGCTCTCGATTGCCCTACAGATCCTCTACTTCGTGGCCATCCCGTTGGTGGCCATCGAATTGGCCAAGCGCTACCGGCTCTTCGAGGTCTTGAATCCGGTGGTGTTCTGCTACCTCGCCGGCATCGCGCTGGTGAATAGCCCGGTCTTCGAGGTGCACGCCGAGACGGCCAAGATCGCCACCGAGGCGTCCATCCCGCTGGCCATCCCCCTGGTGCTCTTCTCGAGTGACTTCCGTGCTTGGCTCTCCCAGAGCCGCCCGGCGGTGATCTCGTTTGTCTGCACGGTCGTCGCGGTGCTCGCCTCGTCGTTTCTGACGGCGCAGTTTTTCAGTGATTTGGTCGCAGAGTCTTGGAAGGTTTCGGGTATGCTCATGGGCGTCTACTCCGGCGGCACACCCAACCTGATGAGCATCGGCATGGCGCTCGACGCCAAGCCGGAGACCTTCGCGCTGCTGAACGCGGCCGACCTGGTCGTGGGCGGCGTCTATCTGCTCTTCTTGCTCACCGTCGCCAAGCCGATCCTCAAGCACGTCTTTCCGGCCTACAAGCCGACCGACGAGCAACAGCAGGCCGAGCCGATTGCTCCCGAAGACGACGCGCCGCTGGACCTGAAGGCAGCCTGGCCGCAGATGCTCGCCGGATTGGGTCTGAGCGTTTTGGCGCTAGCAATCAGCGCCGGCGCCACGTTGCTCGTCGCCGGCGAGCTCGCCGTCGCCGGCATCTTCCTTGGCATCACCACCGCGGGCATCCTGGGCTCGATGTGGCCGAAGGTGCGCAACCTCGAGGGGAGCTACGAGCTCGGCAACTACCTCATCCTGGTCTTCTGCGTAGCCATGGGCGCGCGAACCGACATCGGCGCGCTGATGTCCTCGGGCTCGTCGATGCTCGTCTACACGGTGGTCGTCATCTCCGGCGCCATTGCCCTGCACTTCGTGCTCGCCCGCCTCTTCCGCGTCGACGTCGACACCCTGCTCATCACCTCGACCGCCGCGGTCTACGGCCCGGCGTTCGTCGGCCCTATCGCCGAGGCGATCGACAACCGGCAAGTCATCTTGTCGGGGCTCACGGCCGGCATCGTCGGCTACGCGGTGGGGAATTATCTGGGGTTGGCGTTGGCGTATATGTTGGCGCCGTAG